Proteins from a genomic interval of Brucella intermedia LMG 3301:
- a CDS encoding NAD(P)/FAD-dependent oxidoreductase, translating to MDTHTLNSFSATEPFDPAYDPVVSKTPGQGRDYAPTYWIGTAGSAPEDDGPIRGDVDADVVIVGSGYTGLSAAIHLARDHGVKATVLEANGVAWGCSTRNGGQAQISAGRLKRSQWIERWGVDVARKLHREIAEGFDLFRSLIAEPEIDCDPQDGGHLYIAHRDKVLPSLEKESRLLNEVFGYRTRMVSRDEIHRDFIRDQEARGAMYEPDGMGIHAAKLAFGYLRLARKLGAKVHTSSPVLSCRKNGNVFHLNTPNGTVKARQVCFATAGYTSPGLHPLTRYRLMPVLSNSIVTRPLTAEEIEACGPKTGIPLTDTRTLRHYYRFLPDGRMQIGSRSAITGADAPNPKHYDLLLSGLYRKFPALKGIKIDYSWWGWVDVSHDMMPRIYRPDPSQEIYYAMGYGGNGVMYSAQAGRRVAQLMTGGGQGLDLPIFTSELPSYGMLTPFRRIGQRAMYRWYALKDEVL from the coding sequence ATGGATACCCACACGCTCAACAGTTTCTCGGCAACCGAACCATTCGATCCCGCCTATGATCCGGTGGTCTCAAAAACGCCCGGACAAGGCCGTGACTATGCGCCGACCTATTGGATCGGAACCGCCGGGTCCGCGCCGGAAGATGACGGCCCCATTCGGGGCGACGTCGACGCTGATGTCGTCATCGTCGGTTCTGGTTACACGGGTCTTTCGGCAGCGATCCACCTTGCCCGCGACCATGGCGTCAAGGCTACGGTACTGGAAGCGAACGGCGTGGCCTGGGGATGCAGCACCCGCAATGGCGGACAGGCGCAGATTTCCGCCGGACGGCTCAAGCGATCGCAATGGATCGAGCGTTGGGGCGTGGACGTTGCCCGCAAGCTGCACAGGGAAATCGCCGAAGGTTTCGATCTCTTCCGGTCTCTGATTGCCGAACCCGAAATCGATTGCGACCCGCAGGATGGCGGTCACCTCTACATCGCCCATCGCGACAAGGTTCTCCCATCGCTGGAGAAGGAATCCCGCCTGCTGAATGAGGTGTTCGGCTATCGCACACGGATGGTCAGCCGCGATGAAATTCATCGCGATTTCATCCGCGATCAGGAAGCACGCGGTGCGATGTACGAACCGGACGGGATGGGCATTCACGCCGCAAAGTTGGCCTTCGGCTATCTCCGGCTTGCCCGCAAGCTTGGAGCGAAGGTACACACTTCAAGCCCCGTTCTAAGTTGCCGCAAGAACGGTAATGTCTTCCACCTCAACACGCCGAACGGCACGGTCAAGGCGCGACAGGTGTGCTTTGCGACGGCAGGTTATACTTCCCCCGGTCTTCATCCGCTCACCCGTTACCGGCTGATGCCCGTGCTGTCGAATTCCATCGTCACGCGGCCGCTGACAGCGGAGGAAATCGAGGCATGCGGTCCGAAAACGGGCATCCCGCTGACCGATACACGCACGCTTCGCCACTATTACCGTTTTCTGCCGGATGGGCGGATGCAGATCGGCAGCCGCAGCGCCATTACAGGAGCTGATGCTCCAAACCCGAAGCACTACGATCTTCTGCTTTCTGGCCTTTACCGAAAATTCCCGGCCCTGAAAGGCATCAAGATCGATTATTCCTGGTGGGGCTGGGTCGATGTCAGCCATGACATGATGCCCCGCATATATCGGCCTGATCCGTCGCAGGAAATCTATTATGCCATGGGTTATGGCGGCAATGGCGTGATGTATTCGGCGCAGGCCGGACGCCGCGTCGCCCAATTGATGACAGGTGGCGGACAGGGACTGGACCTGCCGATCTTCACCTCCGAGCTGCCGAGCTACGGCATGCTCACTCCATTCAGGCGCATAGGCCAGCGCGCAATGTATCGCTGGTATGCGCTGAAAGACGAAGTTCTCTGA
- the pta gene encoding phosphate acetyltransferase yields MLPLEKIFEKARSRPRHIVLAEGEDPRIIDAALRAEREGIARITLLGSENVVGNGSSIAVIDPKTSDRSADYAHKLYQLRQAKGMTEEQAEAMVKTPLGFAAMMVREGDADGTVAGAVATTADVVRHALQIIGKGEGASLVSSFFLMLLCQTYHQKKGAFVFADCGLVVEPDAAQLADIAIQSADSYRQLTEKDAAVAMLSFSTGGSAAHERVSKVVQATRTVRDREPDLCIDGELQFDTAFVEAISHAKSPDSPLKGNANVFVFPNLEAANIGYKIAQRIGGAQAIGPVLQGLAKPANDLSRGCSADDVLHMIAITVNQAK; encoded by the coding sequence ATGCTGCCATTGGAAAAGATTTTTGAAAAAGCGCGTTCAAGGCCGCGTCACATTGTGCTGGCCGAGGGCGAAGACCCGCGCATAATCGACGCGGCGCTGCGTGCGGAGCGCGAAGGCATTGCCCGCATCACGCTTCTGGGGTCCGAAAACGTTGTCGGCAATGGATCATCAATTGCAGTTATCGATCCCAAGACATCGGATAGAAGCGCGGATTATGCGCACAAGCTCTACCAGCTGCGCCAGGCCAAGGGCATGACGGAAGAACAGGCCGAGGCGATGGTGAAGACGCCGCTCGGCTTTGCTGCCATGATGGTGCGTGAAGGCGATGCTGATGGAACGGTTGCCGGTGCGGTTGCGACGACAGCTGATGTGGTTCGCCACGCGCTGCAGATCATCGGCAAGGGCGAAGGAGCATCGCTTGTTTCAAGCTTTTTCCTGATGCTTTTATGTCAGACCTATCATCAGAAGAAAGGCGCTTTCGTCTTTGCCGATTGCGGCCTCGTGGTGGAACCGGATGCCGCACAGCTTGCCGATATCGCCATCCAGTCGGCAGACTCTTATCGTCAGCTTACCGAAAAAGACGCAGCCGTCGCCATGCTGTCCTTCTCCACCGGCGGCAGTGCCGCGCATGAGCGCGTGTCGAAGGTGGTGCAGGCGACGCGGACGGTCAGAGACCGGGAGCCCGATCTGTGCATCGACGGCGAACTTCAATTCGACACGGCTTTTGTGGAGGCGATCAGCCACGCAAAATCGCCGGATTCACCCCTGAAGGGCAACGCCAACGTGTTCGTGTTTCCCAATCTCGAGGCCGCCAATATTGGCTACAAGATTGCCCAACGCATCGGTGGCGCACAGGCCATCGGTCCCGTGCTTCAGGGGTTGGCCAAACCGGCCAACGACCTTTCCCGCGGTTGCAGCGCTGACGATGTCCTCCACATGATCGCTATAACCGTCAATCAGGCAAAGTGA
- a CDS encoding ABC transporter permease subunit translates to MLEFVTRARPVKPGKIYGAPGDGNSGFISLVTALILLGLWFLVTGMGWVKPLFLPSPFAVYGKFMVAMTDGVANSTLAEHTLASLGRVLGAFAIACVTAIPIGIMMGMSSFVRGVLDPIIEFYRPLPPLAYLPLIIIWLGIGEFPKVFLIFLAIFAPMAIAARAGVRSVSTEQIHAAYAMGASRTQVITQVIMKAAMPEIFTGMRIGIGVGWTTLVAAEMVAAHRGLGFMVLNAAQFLASDTVIMGIIVIGVFAFAFDLLIRYLEKVLIPWKGKI, encoded by the coding sequence ATGCTTGAGTTCGTCACTCGGGCACGACCAGTCAAACCCGGTAAAATCTATGGCGCCCCCGGCGATGGCAACAGCGGCTTCATCAGCCTTGTGACCGCACTGATCTTGCTGGGGCTCTGGTTTCTCGTAACTGGAATGGGGTGGGTCAAGCCGCTGTTTCTGCCCTCTCCCTTTGCGGTCTATGGCAAGTTCATGGTGGCGATGACAGACGGTGTGGCAAACTCCACTCTGGCCGAACACACGCTCGCCAGCCTTGGACGCGTATTGGGCGCTTTCGCGATTGCCTGTGTCACGGCAATTCCGATCGGGATCATGATGGGCATGAGCAGTTTCGTTCGCGGCGTGCTGGACCCGATTATCGAGTTCTACCGTCCGTTGCCGCCGCTTGCCTATCTGCCTCTGATCATCATCTGGCTCGGCATCGGCGAATTTCCGAAGGTGTTCCTCATCTTCCTCGCCATCTTCGCGCCAATGGCTATTGCGGCGAGAGCCGGTGTTCGCTCGGTCTCGACGGAACAGATCCATGCCGCCTACGCCATGGGCGCATCCCGGACCCAGGTCATAACCCAGGTCATCATGAAAGCGGCAATGCCGGAAATCTTCACCGGCATGCGCATCGGCATCGGTGTGGGCTGGACGACGCTGGTTGCCGCGGAAATGGTGGCAGCACATCGCGGGCTTGGCTTCATGGTGCTCAATGCCGCGCAGTTTCTGGCAAGCGATACCGTCATCATGGGCATTATAGTCATAGGCGTGTTCGCTTTCGCCTTCGACCTCCTGATCCGCTATCTGGAAAAGGTGCTTATTCCGTGGAAGGGCAAAATCTGA
- a CDS encoding M20/M25/M40 family metallo-hydrolase, with translation MVKWPSETGTPDEASFGPKLAELLREIPYFQENPDDIAVIDSHGSPMTRNVVAVVRGTGRRTLALAGHFDVVETGNYRDLKHLAFEPDALLEALLADLSSRPLAPNEEKALADFRSGNYIPGRGMLDMKSGVAAGIAVLERFSQQPDREGNLILFATPDEERGSRGMRSLRDALPELVERWGLDIVAGINLDATSDQGEGAEGRAIYRGTIGKQLPFAFVVGQPSHASYPFEGVSAHLIASEIMRAVEANATVCDTGDGEVSPPPICLEARDFRGGYEVTTPERTWVAFNWLTHSVSPDALFQRFKSIVGEALDRAITHFNVEADRFAKLVGSEANVNHKGRILTTAELREEVRRVGGDAALERIAVLEAELSSSDNPLLITRELVDRMVAEARVTGPTVVIGFGSLVYPHVRMGVETVEEQRFAEALETARVDAERQFETTIRYREIFAGISDMSFFGHVPDAADSEVIAANIPAAQFIDRANPKALSYPVVNIGPWGREYHQRLERIYAPYAFTVLPQFLYDIAARFLKP, from the coding sequence ATGGTGAAATGGCCAAGTGAGACCGGAACACCTGACGAGGCATCGTTCGGCCCCAAGCTTGCCGAACTTTTGCGCGAGATTCCTTACTTCCAGGAAAATCCTGACGACATTGCTGTCATCGACAGTCACGGTTCGCCGATGACCAGGAATGTCGTCGCGGTCGTTCGCGGGACCGGGCGGCGGACTTTGGCGCTGGCCGGCCATTTCGATGTGGTGGAAACCGGCAATTACCGGGATTTGAAACATCTGGCATTCGAACCCGACGCCTTGCTCGAAGCGCTTCTTGCTGACCTTTCGAGCCGTCCGCTTGCACCGAACGAGGAAAAGGCTCTCGCCGATTTCAGGAGCGGAAATTACATTCCCGGCCGAGGCATGCTCGACATGAAAAGCGGGGTCGCCGCAGGCATTGCGGTATTGGAACGTTTCTCGCAACAGCCGGACCGGGAAGGCAATCTGATCCTGTTCGCTACACCTGACGAAGAACGCGGCTCGCGGGGAATGCGCAGTCTGCGCGACGCCCTGCCTGAACTTGTCGAACGTTGGGGGCTGGATATCGTTGCCGGTATCAATCTGGATGCAACAAGCGATCAGGGCGAAGGTGCGGAAGGCCGCGCCATCTATCGCGGCACCATCGGCAAACAGCTTCCCTTTGCTTTCGTGGTTGGCCAGCCATCCCATGCGAGCTATCCGTTTGAAGGTGTCAGCGCGCATCTCATCGCGTCGGAAATCATGCGAGCGGTCGAAGCCAATGCGACTGTTTGCGATACGGGCGACGGTGAGGTCTCGCCTCCGCCTATCTGTCTTGAAGCACGAGATTTCCGGGGTGGTTATGAAGTGACCACGCCGGAACGGACATGGGTCGCGTTTAACTGGCTGACCCATTCCGTCTCGCCCGACGCACTGTTTCAGCGTTTCAAGTCGATTGTCGGCGAGGCGCTGGATCGCGCAATCACACATTTCAATGTCGAGGCGGACCGGTTTGCAAAGCTGGTCGGCAGCGAGGCGAACGTCAATCACAAGGGCCGAATTCTGACCACAGCCGAGTTACGCGAGGAGGTTCGGCGCGTTGGCGGCGATGCAGCGCTGGAACGGATCGCAGTGTTGGAAGCTGAACTTTCAAGCAGCGACAACCCGCTCCTCATTACGCGCGAACTTGTGGATCGAATGGTCGCGGAGGCCCGCGTTACTGGCCCGACGGTGGTTATCGGCTTTGGAAGTCTCGTCTATCCGCATGTTCGCATGGGAGTTGAAACGGTAGAAGAACAGCGTTTTGCAGAAGCTCTGGAAACCGCACGTGTGGACGCGGAGCGCCAGTTCGAGACGACTATCCGGTATCGTGAGATATTTGCCGGTATCTCCGATATGAGTTTTTTCGGCCATGTGCCGGATGCGGCGGATAGTGAGGTCATTGCGGCCAATATACCGGCAGCTCAATTCATAGACCGTGCCAATCCGAAGGCGCTTTCATATCCTGTGGTGAATATTGGTCCGTGGGGCCGCGAGTACCATCAGCGGCTGGAACGGATCTACGCTCCCTATGCCTTTACCGTGCTGCCGCAGTTTCTCTATGACATAGCCGCGCGCTTCCTCAAGCCCTAG
- a CDS encoding amino acid ABC transporter ATP-binding protein, with protein sequence MSNSKPMVEVRDVHKAYGALEVLKGINLSVERGQIIAIIGPSGSGKSTLLRSINHLETVNSGQILLDGVQVNQSLSGRAFERHINAVRQQMGMVFQHFNLFPHLNVMENITLGPIKLKGKSKQEAQELAVSLLKKVGLADKASMYPSRLSGGQKQRVAIARALAMQPKVMLFDEATSALDPELVEEVNQVMKQLAQEHMTMLIVTHEMRFAAEVSDKVLFMDKGVVVEEGKPDVIFTNPENERTRAFLKKHLNQ encoded by the coding sequence ATGAGCAACAGCAAACCCATGGTGGAAGTGCGCGACGTCCACAAGGCTTATGGCGCACTCGAGGTTCTCAAAGGCATCAACCTGTCGGTCGAACGCGGCCAGATCATTGCCATTATCGGCCCTTCCGGTTCCGGCAAAAGCACGTTGCTTCGCTCCATCAACCATCTGGAAACAGTCAATTCGGGCCAGATTCTGCTTGACGGCGTGCAGGTGAACCAGTCGTTGAGCGGGCGTGCCTTCGAGCGGCATATCAATGCCGTGCGTCAGCAGATGGGCATGGTTTTCCAGCACTTCAATCTGTTCCCGCATCTCAATGTGATGGAAAACATCACGCTCGGGCCTATCAAGTTGAAGGGCAAGAGCAAGCAGGAAGCCCAGGAACTGGCCGTTTCCCTTTTGAAGAAAGTCGGTCTCGCCGACAAGGCTTCCATGTATCCGTCGCGTCTGTCGGGCGGACAGAAGCAGCGTGTGGCCATCGCCCGCGCACTGGCGATGCAGCCGAAAGTCATGCTGTTTGACGAAGCGACATCCGCGCTCGATCCGGAGTTGGTCGAGGAGGTCAATCAGGTCATGAAACAGCTCGCGCAGGAGCATATGACCATGCTGATCGTGACCCATGAAATGCGTTTCGCGGCTGAGGTCTCCGACAAGGTGCTGTTCATGGACAAGGGCGTCGTGGTGGAGGAAGGCAAGCCGGATGTGATCTTCACCAATCCGGAAAATGAGAGAACGCGTGCGTTCCTGAAAAAGCATCTCAACCAGTAA
- a CDS encoding amino acid ABC transporter permease, protein MNFSLMAEVFPYFLEAALVTVEISALAILIGLSVGALATAAKLSRFWPLRFIGAAYVSVFRGTPCLLQLFVLYFGGPQIGINLEPFAAGAIGLGLNIGAYYAEAMRGAILTVDAGQNEAARSIGFSSGQSMRFVVLPQAARLMIRSLGVNTVMLIKGSALVSAISVVELTYTAQRFIGSTYRPFEIFGIAAAIYMVLIYIVARFVDFLEARYALK, encoded by the coding sequence ATGAATTTCTCTTTGATGGCGGAGGTCTTTCCATATTTTCTGGAAGCCGCCCTGGTTACCGTCGAAATATCGGCGCTGGCCATTCTTATAGGACTGAGCGTCGGCGCGCTTGCCACAGCAGCGAAGCTATCGCGCTTCTGGCCCTTACGTTTTATCGGAGCTGCTTACGTCAGCGTTTTTCGCGGCACCCCGTGTCTTCTGCAGCTCTTCGTTCTCTATTTCGGCGGGCCGCAGATCGGCATCAATCTCGAGCCTTTCGCAGCCGGTGCCATTGGCCTCGGCCTCAATATCGGCGCCTATTACGCTGAAGCCATGCGAGGCGCCATTCTGACGGTGGATGCCGGCCAGAACGAAGCTGCCCGTTCCATCGGTTTCAGCAGCGGACAGTCGATGCGCTTTGTAGTGCTGCCGCAGGCAGCCCGCCTGATGATCCGCTCGCTCGGCGTCAACACCGTGATGCTCATCAAGGGGTCCGCTCTGGTTTCAGCGATTTCGGTGGTCGAACTGACCTATACGGCCCAGCGCTTCATCGGCTCGACCTACCGGCCCTTTGAAATCTTCGGGATCGCTGCGGCCATCTACATGGTCCTCATCTATATCGTTGCACGCTTCGTCGATTTCCTCGAAGCCCGCTACGCACTCAAATAG
- a CDS encoding amino acid ABC transporter permease has product MQLDFSIVPPYTELLMTGVWWTLIIAVSSSIVSFFGGIAFALLVLYGNWLVRYPVRFFIWLFMGTPLLLQLFLLYYGLSQIGINIPAVWTGVIGLGLHFAVYNSDLFRTAILTVDPGQNEGARSLGFGSGQTLRYIIVPQAVRNALPQVGNNLIALLKDTALVSVIGITELVHASQQAISETYSPFEFYITAAVIFYVLNLILEAGLHWMEKKVEAYR; this is encoded by the coding sequence ATGCAACTCGATTTCTCCATCGTCCCGCCTTATACCGAACTGCTGATGACCGGCGTCTGGTGGACGCTCATCATCGCTGTGTCCTCATCCATCGTCAGCTTCTTCGGCGGCATCGCGTTTGCCTTGCTCGTCCTATACGGCAACTGGCTGGTACGTTATCCGGTTCGTTTTTTCATCTGGCTGTTCATGGGCACGCCGCTGCTCCTGCAGCTCTTCCTGCTCTACTATGGCCTCTCGCAGATCGGCATCAACATTCCCGCCGTGTGGACCGGCGTTATAGGCCTTGGCCTGCATTTCGCGGTTTATAATTCCGATCTTTTCCGCACTGCGATCCTCACCGTCGATCCGGGGCAGAACGAAGGTGCCCGTTCGCTAGGCTTCGGCAGCGGTCAAACTCTGCGCTACATCATCGTACCGCAGGCCGTGCGCAATGCGCTGCCGCAGGTGGGCAACAACCTGATTGCCCTTCTGAAGGACACGGCTCTCGTGTCGGTAATCGGGATTACCGAACTGGTGCATGCATCGCAGCAGGCGATCAGTGAAACCTACAGCCCGTTTGAATTCTACATCACTGCTGCAGTGATCTTCTACGTACTCAATCTCATCCTGGAAGCCGGATTGCACTGGATGGAAAAGAAAGTCGAGGCTTACCGATGA
- a CDS encoding nuclear transport factor 2 family protein yields the protein MSAGQLTEKHFSDLFDAFNRHDIDAIMAFFADDCVFFTIGGDEVYGARLEGKDAIAKAFSGVWAAMPDVRWDGHRHFVSGDRAVSEWTFRGTDASGARVEAEGCDLFTQRGGKIVRKQAFRKNRPLLKA from the coding sequence ATGTCCGCAGGGCAACTCACAGAGAAACATTTTTCCGATCTTTTCGACGCCTTCAACCGGCACGACATCGACGCGATCATGGCCTTTTTCGCTGACGATTGCGTGTTCTTTACCATCGGCGGCGATGAGGTCTACGGCGCCCGCCTCGAAGGCAAGGACGCCATTGCCAAGGCTTTCTCCGGGGTTTGGGCTGCCATGCCCGACGTGAGGTGGGACGGACACCGGCATTTCGTGAGCGGCGACCGCGCCGTATCCGAATGGACCTTTCGCGGGACCGATGCCAGCGGCGCGCGCGTCGAGGCCGAAGGCTGCGATCTCTTCACACAGCGCGGCGGCAAGATCGTCCGCAAGCAGGCATTCCGCAAGAACCGGCCTTTGCTGAAGGCGTAA
- the xsc gene encoding sulfoacetaldehyde acetyltransferase, translating to MKMTTEEAFVKVLQMHGIEHAFGIIGSAMMPVSDLFPKAGITFWDCAHETNAALICDGYTRVTGKMGMAIAQNGPGVTGFVTAIKTAYWNHTPMLLVTPQAANKTIGQGGFQEVDQMALFEEMVCYQEEVRDATRIPEVLNRVIEKAWRGCAPAQINVPRDFWTQVIDVDLPQIVRLERPSGGREAIAEAAKLLTEAKFPVILNGAGVVIGGAIPESIALAERLDAPVCCGYQHNDAFPGTHPLSVGPLGYNGSKAAMELIAKADVVLALGTRLNPFSTLPGYGIDYWPKDAKIIQVDINPDRIGLTKKISVGICGDARQVAQQILDQLGANAGNTGRDERKQLIHQRKSAWLQQLSAMDHEDDDPGTQWNAEARDREKDRMSPRQAWRAIQAGMPKNAIMSTDIGNNCAIGNAYPSFEQGRKYLAPGMFGPCGYGFPSIVGAKIGQPDTPVVGFAGDGAFGISMNEMTSIGRKGWPAITMVIFRNYQWGAEKRNTTLWYDNNFVGTELNPNLSYAKVADGCGLKGVTVDSQQALTEALQTAIDEQAKGVTTFIEVVLNQELGEPFRRDAMKKPVVVAGIDKADMRQQMPV from the coding sequence ATGAAAATGACGACGGAAGAGGCATTTGTTAAGGTTCTACAGATGCACGGGATAGAACATGCATTTGGCATCATCGGTTCTGCGATGATGCCGGTGTCTGATCTTTTTCCAAAGGCGGGCATTACCTTCTGGGATTGCGCGCATGAGACGAATGCGGCGCTGATCTGCGATGGCTATACGCGTGTGACCGGCAAGATGGGCATGGCCATTGCCCAGAATGGCCCCGGTGTGACCGGCTTCGTGACCGCCATCAAGACGGCCTACTGGAACCACACGCCCATGCTGCTTGTCACGCCGCAGGCTGCCAACAAGACCATTGGTCAGGGCGGCTTTCAGGAAGTGGACCAGATGGCGCTCTTCGAGGAAATGGTCTGCTATCAGGAAGAAGTGCGCGATGCGACCCGCATTCCCGAAGTGCTGAACCGGGTGATTGAAAAGGCATGGCGCGGCTGTGCGCCGGCGCAGATCAATGTTCCGCGCGATTTCTGGACGCAGGTCATCGATGTCGACCTGCCGCAAATCGTGCGTTTGGAGCGCCCGAGCGGCGGTCGCGAGGCGATTGCCGAAGCCGCAAAGCTTCTGACGGAAGCAAAATTCCCGGTCATTCTCAACGGCGCGGGTGTCGTCATCGGTGGCGCGATCCCGGAATCCATTGCACTTGCCGAAAGGCTCGATGCGCCGGTCTGTTGCGGCTATCAGCACAATGATGCCTTTCCCGGCACCCATCCGCTGTCCGTAGGCCCACTCGGCTATAATGGTTCGAAGGCCGCGATGGAACTGATCGCCAAGGCTGACGTTGTTCTGGCCCTCGGCACCCGCCTCAATCCATTTTCGACACTGCCCGGCTACGGCATTGATTACTGGCCGAAAGATGCAAAGATCATTCAGGTTGACATCAATCCGGACCGCATCGGGCTCACCAAGAAAATCTCGGTCGGCATTTGCGGTGATGCCAGGCAGGTTGCACAGCAGATACTCGATCAACTGGGAGCCAATGCGGGCAACACCGGTCGCGATGAGCGCAAGCAACTCATCCATCAGCGCAAGTCCGCCTGGCTGCAGCAGCTTTCCGCAATGGATCATGAGGATGACGATCCCGGCACACAGTGGAATGCGGAGGCAAGGGACCGCGAAAAGGACCGCATGTCGCCGCGACAGGCATGGCGCGCCATTCAGGCCGGCATGCCGAAAAACGCCATCATGTCGACCGACATCGGCAATAATTGCGCCATCGGCAATGCCTATCCAAGCTTCGAGCAAGGCCGCAAATATCTGGCGCCGGGCATGTTCGGCCCGTGCGGTTATGGCTTTCCGTCCATCGTCGGTGCGAAAATCGGCCAGCCCGACACGCCGGTGGTCGGGTTCGCTGGCGACGGTGCGTTCGGCATCTCCATGAACGAGATGACCTCCATCGGCCGCAAGGGTTGGCCTGCGATCACCATGGTCATCTTCCGCAACTATCAATGGGGGGCCGAAAAGCGCAACACCACGCTTTGGTACGACAATAACTTTGTGGGCACAGAGCTCAATCCGAACCTGAGCTACGCCAAGGTGGCTGATGGCTGCGGCCTCAAGGGTGTGACCGTTGATAGCCAGCAGGCGCTCACCGAAGCCTTGCAGACGGCGATTGACGAACAGGCAAAGGGTGTGACCACCTTCATCGAAGTGGTGCTCAACCAGGAACTGGGCGAACCGTTCCGCCGCGATGCAATGAAAAAGCCGGTTGTCGTGGCGGGCATCGACAAGGCCGACATGCGCCAGCAGATGCCGGTTTGA